The genomic segment CTGGAATCCCCAGGCGGGCATGCAGCCCTTCCAGTCCTCCGAGTTCCGCGATCACCGCTCCTCGGACCGGAGCATCGCCGTCGACCAGCTGGAGCACTGCAAGTGGCACGCCTCGCAGACGCTCCAGGCCGGCCTCGAGGCGGCGACCCCGCAGGTGCGGCAGGCCTTCCTGGGCATGTGCAAGGACCACGCGGACATGGCCTACGAGCTCTTCCAATACCTGCACGCGCACAACTGGTACCAGGTTCCCGCGGTGCAGAGCGAGCTGATGCGTCCCGCCGCCCAGGCCTACCCGGCCATGAGCGGCGTGCCCGGCTTCTGAGGCCGCCGCCGGGGAGGGGCGGGCGGGGGCACGGGGCGCGCGCCGGGCGGCCCCCCGCCCGCCGGGTGCGCCGCCTAGCGGGGGGCGCCACCTCCGCCGGAAGCCGCCAGGCGGAGGCCGACGCCGACCAGGCGGGCGGCCCGCTCGGCGGCCGCGCGAA from the Bacillota bacterium genome contains:
- a CDS encoding spore coat protein; translated protein: MPITQKEALWLNEILNGHAAAIDRLLVDANAVQDPQLRGILERHLRVDQQHYNTLRNFLAQNGQVSGQAPDFNYTGQYGGGFGQQGWNPQAGMQPFQSSEFRDHRSSDRSIAVDQLEHCKWHASQTLQAGLEAATPQVRQAFLGMCKDHADMAYELFQYLHAHNWYQVPAVQSELMRPAAQAYPAMSGVPGF